AGTCGAGAAGGAAATGATCGCGCGGACGCTCGAGTTCACCGGCGGCAACAAGACGCGGGCGGCCGATGTGCTTGGGGTGAGTGCGAAGACGCTGTACAACAAGCTCGAGCGTTTCAGCCAGCAGCAATCGCCTCAAAATACGTGAAGGCTCGTCCGAGCACCGCGTGTTCATTGGCGCCGAATCGAATCGGAAAAAAGTGAGCCAGCTCATCCGCAATCCGTGTACCGATTTCCGGAGTTGCAAACTTTACGCGCGTAGTCCGAGGAAAAACCACCGTATTTCCTAGTTTCTTAGTGGCACTTCTCTTGCTCCACCTTTAGTACGACTACGAATGCCTGAGCGTAGTAGCGATAAAATGGATCCCCGAAGACATGGTAATGAAGTTGCGCGGCAAGCGCGTAGGAACGCGGAATTTGTCCGCCAGGCGGAGCCAATAGTTCGGGTCGTATCCAAGGCTGCAACCGATCTTAACGATGTGCTGAATGCAGTCGCTCTTCGATCTGCGCTGCTTCGAGGGCGCCCCGCGGGATCCCGCACCGATAGTGATAGCTGGCGGCTGGCGGGACTTCTTGATCGCGCAACCGAGCTGGTCAGGGAACTACAAGCCTACTTGCATCACCTCGAATCGCACGCACCGAGTGACGTCGTCGATGATGATGCCGAGAATCGATTCCGACACCACTAATAATTGGACTTAAGGCTCTCGAAGGGAACCGCGAATAAAGCAATCGCGCCGAAAACGTTTCTGCAACCTGGTTTTGAACTCAACTAATCGTCAGTGGCGAGCATCGTCGTGTGAGCGAATCTACCTACCGGCTGCAGATAAACAAAGCATTCGATTTCGCGGCCGCGGCGAAGATAATTCCATATCTCGCCGAACTCGGCATTACTCAGCTCTATAGCTCGCCTTACTTTCAGGCTGCTCCTAACAGTACTCATGGCTACGACGTAGTAGATCACTCGCGCGCCAACGAGGAATGGGGCGGCGCGCGCGGACTGCAGCATCTATGTGAAACGCTGCAGCGGCATCAGATGGGCCAACTGCTGGATATCGTGCCCAATCACATGGCGATCATCGAGCGGGAAAATCCATGGTGGTGGGACGTGCTTAGGAATGGGCCGTCGAGTACCTATGCCTCATTTTTCGATGTCGATTGGGAGCCCCCAGAAAGCCGCCATCACAATTCTGTCCTGCTTCCCGTCCTGGGCGACCAGTATGGCCTGTTACTGGAAGCCGGCAAGCTCACGGTAGTACGCAATGGAGCCGCGTTCGTAGTTCGCTACGAGGATCGCGAGTTTCCGGTGGCGCCGCGGTCGATGCGCGAGATTCTCGGTCCGTCCGCCGCGCTATGCCACAGCGACGAACTGGCCTTTCTGGGTGATGCATACGCTGAGTTGCCAGCGCCGGGCTTCGGCGATCGGAATAGCATCGTGCGCCGCCAACGCGACATTCGAGTTCTCGATGCGCTGCTTAGCCAGATGCTGAGTCAGAATCCCGAGTTAGCGGCGGCTATCGACGACACCTTGTCGCGGATTACTAACGACCCGAGCCGACTGCATCAATTCCTCGAGGCTCAGAACTTCAGGCTTGCGTATTGGCGGATGGCCGCGAGCGATCTGGGTTATCGAAGGTTCTTCGATATCAACTCACTGGTCGGGCTGCGGATGGAGGAACCGCAGGTCTTTGCGGAGACTCACGCGCGCGTACTTGAGTGGGTATCGAAGGGATGGGTAAGCGGCCTACGCGTCGATCATCCCGACGGTTTGCGCGATCCGCTGGGATACTTTCATCGCCTAAGAGCCGCATGCGACAAGTGCTGGATCGTGGCGGAGAAGATACTTGCCGACGGCGAGCATCTTCGCGAAACCTGGCCGATCGATGGCGCCACTGGCTACGACTTTCTGAACCTTGCCGGCGGTTTGTTCGTTGACCCGGCAGGATTGGAACCGCTGACCGCTTTCTACCGCGAGTTTACCGGCGAATCATGCGACTACCAATCGGTAGTTCGGGCCAAGAAGCAACAAGCCATGCGCGACGCCTTGGGCAGCGATATCAATCGGCTCACCGCATTGCTGCTCGACGTATGCGAAAACGACCTACTACATCGCGACTACAGCCGCCACATGATGCATGAAGTGCTGCGGGCGACGCTCGCATGCTTGCGCGTCTATCGTACCTACGTCGGAGAATCGGGTGCAGTCGATCTGCGCGATGAGCGTAGTATTACCGCCGCGATCGAAGACGCTAAGGCGTATCGGCCGGATCTTGATCCGCTACTGTTCGATTTCCTGCGCGACGTCTTGACGCTCCGCGCGGATGGCGAGCGGGCGCGCGAGCTTTCGTTGCGCTTTCAGCAGACGTCGGCGGCAGTCATGGGCAAGGGCGTCGAGGATACTGCCTTCTACACCTTCAATCGGATGGTGGCGCTGAACGAAGTCGGCGGTGACCCCGACAAATTCGGCACCGGCGTCGAGGATTTCTGCGAGTGGTGCGAGCACATCCATCGCAACTGGCCCAAAACGATGCTCTCGACCACTACCCACGACACCAAGCGCAGCGAAGACGCGCGCGCAAGGATGTACCTAATCTCCGAGATTCCCGACCTTTGGCGGCGCGCGGTCTTGCGATGGTCGAAGATCAACGATGCGCATCGTAGCGATGGTTTGCCCGATCGAAATATCGAATACCATCTTTACCAGGTGATGGTTGGAACGTGGCCAATCGATAAGTCGCGACTGCTCGAGTACGCGCAAAAGGCAAGCCGCGAAGCGAGGACTCATACCTCATGGACCGATCCTGACGAGAAGTATGAATCCGCGCTGCAGAAGTTTGTCCAGGATATCTATCAGGATGATGAGTTTCTTGAGGCTTTAGATGAGTTCGTGAACCTGCTTATTGCTCCCGGTCGCGTGAACTCGCTCGCACTTACTTTGATCAAGCTAACTGCGCCTGGCATCCCCGATTTCTACCAGGGCACCGAAGTGTGGAATCACACCCTGGTCGATCCGGACAATCGCCGGCCGGTTGACTTTGAAACAAGATGCGACCTGCTCGCGGAGACGCGCCATTCGATCACTCCAGAACAAATCATGGCAAGGATGGACGAAGGGATGCCTAAGCTATGGCTGGTCAAGCAGGGGCTTTGGCTCCGCAAGCAGCATCCTGCATGGTTTGGTTCTCAAAGTGAGATGGCGCAGCTACCGGTACGCGGCCGGCTGGCCGGCAACGTCATCGCCTATGCTCGAGGCGGCGCTGTTATAGGAGTTGCACCAAGGTTGATGATGCGCCAATGCGGCAACTGGCGCGAAACCGAAGTCGAGTTGCCACCCGGCAGGTGGACCAATCGCTTGACCGGTGACGTTATCGACGGCGGTCCGACGACGGTCGTGGATCTTCTGCAGCGATTTCCCGTCGGCCTGTTATCAAGATCGTGATACCGGCCCTTTTTTCGCCCTCGATCCGGGTCAAGCGGGCTCTTGCGCAAGGCTTGGGTACCAATAATTATATAGTCGGTCCGGGCGGCCGCGCGAGCACGCGCGAGCCGAGGCAATGCGGCGAACGCTGAGGTAGGTTCAGTTATTGCGCTACGCGCAGGACTTAGCTGATTTCTCGATTCTGCGCTTCGCGATGGTCTCGCGGGAGCAGGGATCGTCTATACTGGAGGTATCTATGCCAGCTCGATCAATATCCACTGCCAGTATCACCTTCGGCCTTGTGTCTATTCCGGTGCGCCTGTTTCCTGCCACGAGTCCAAAGAGCGTGAGATTCAACCTGCTTCACGCCAAGGACAACAGCCGGATCCAGGAAAAGATCTTCTGCCAGGCAGAAGAGAAGATGATCGATCGAAGCGAGTTGGTCCGCGGATACGAAATCGAGAAGGGCCGCTATGTAACTTTTGCGGACGAGGAGTTGAAAAAGCTCGAGGCGCAAACCGATCATGCGATCGAAATCAACGAGTTCATACCGGTGACCGAAGTCGATCCGATTCGCTTCGAGAATTCCTATCTGCTCGGCTGCGAACCGACCTCAGCCAAGGCCTACCACCTGTTGATGTCGGCGATGCTGAAGGAGAAGCGGGTTGCTATCGCAAAATTTACGATGCGGGGCAAAGAGCGCCTCGTATTGGTTCGTCCGTACGAGGACGGCCTGATGCTGCATACGATGTACTACAACGACGAGATCAGGACCTTCGGCGAAATCGATCACGGCGCCAGGGCTCAAGTCGCGGACTCGGAACTGGGGCTCGCACAGCGCCTGATCGCCGACCTCACCAAAAAGAAGTTCGATGCGGAGCAATACTTCGATGCGGAGCAATACAAGGACAACTATCGTGAACGAGTCATCGAACTTGCCGAGCAGAAGATGGCTGGGCACGAAATTACCGAGGCCGCGCCCGAAGTCCGCCGCGCCAACGTTATCGATCTGATGAGCGCTCTCAAGGCATCGTTGAAGAAGCGCGGCGTCGAGGTCGGGTCGGAACGCGAGAGCGAAGAGGCCGCGGAGGAAGCTGAGCCCGCCAAGGCGCGCGCTCACGCCTCGAAAGGATCGCGGGCGCCGCGGGTGCGCCGCCAGGCCCGGTAAGATCGCAGCGCGCAAAAAGGATCCTTGATGCGGCCCGACTAGGCGCCCTTGGCAACGCGCGATGCCGCTCGAGAAATATCGCAGCAAGAGAAACGCCGATCGCACGCCTGAACCTTTCGGCACCGCGCCGCCGGCGTCCGGTCCCGCCGGCAGCGGCGTGTTCGTCGTTCAAAAGCATGCGGCGCGCCGCCTCCACTATGATTTCCGCCTCGAGATGGAAGGCGTGTTGCGCTCGTGGGCAGTGCCGAAAGGACCGTCGCTGGATCCGGCGAATAAGCACTTAGCGGTTGCGGTCGAAGATCATCCGCTGGAATACGGCGATTTCGAAGGCGTCATCCCCGAGGGTAACTACGGCGCCGGCGCGGTGATCGTCTGGGATCGCGGCATCTATACGGTGCTCGATCCGCCGGAAGGGAGCCCGGGCGACGCCGTGCGCAAAGGCAAGCTCGATATTCGCTTGCACGGCTTCAAACTGAACGGCGCATACACCTTGGTGCGGACCGGTGGCCGGCCTGGCGCCGCGGCGAAGGACAAGGCCAGTTGGCTGCTTATCAAGAAGCGCGATGAGTTTGCGAAGTCCGAAGACGTCCTCGAGATGCATCCGCGGTCGGTGTTATCGGGCTTGACGGTCGAGGAAATGCGTGACGCGCCGGCGGCCGGTGTCCGCGTCGCGGCTAAGCTCGCACGCCGCGAACTTCCAGAACTGACCGGACGGCTTAAACGCGCCGACTTTCCGTTGATGCTTGCCCGGACCGCCGACAATCCTTTCGACGGCGATAGTTGGCTCTTCGAATTGAAGTACGACGGAGTTCGCGTCGTCGCGATTCGCGACGGCTCCGCGGTGCAGTTGTACGCGCGGAGCGGCGCCGAAGTAACCGCGCGCTATCCCGAGGTCGCGCTCGCATTCAACGCGCTGCCATACGATCGCTTCGTGATGGACGGCGAGATCGTTGCGCTGGACGAATCCGGCCGGCCGAGCTTTCAGCTTTTGCAGCGCAGGATGCACGTGCAGGACACGCGGCAGATCGCGCGCCTCAGCTTCGCCTTGCCCGCCTGCGATTTCGTGTTCGACCTGCTTGCCTTCGATCGATTCGATTTGCGCCCGCTGCCGCTTGAAGATCGAAAGAAGCTGCTGCGTGAACTGGTTCGCGGCGAAGGACCGGTTCGCTTTTGCGACTACGTGCTCACGCGCGGCGTCGATTTCTACCAGGCGGTGGCGGAGCAATCGCTCGAAGGCATCATCGCCAAGCGCCGGGATTCACCTTATCGAGCTACTCGTTCGGAGGCGTGGCTGAAAATCAAATGTCCGCTGACGCGACGCTTCGTGGTCGGCGGCTACACCGATCCCGGCGGCACTCGCACGCATTTCGGCGCGCTACTACTTGGTCAATACGAGAGCGACGGCGCGCTCCGCTACACTGACAAGGTCGGCACCGGCTTTAATCGCGATCGGTTGAGAAAGATCTACGCGATGCTTCAACAACGCGAGCGAGCGACCTCTCCCTTTCGCAAAGCGAAGCGCGACGAGCCTGCTATCGCGCGCGCCGGTATCCATTTTGTCGAACCTGAGCTGGTGGCCGAAGTACGATTCACCGAATGGACCGATAGTGGCGGCGTCCGACAACCGAGTTTTCTTGGACTCGCCGGCGATGCCGACCCGCGTCAATGCACCTATGACGGCCCGCAAGGATCCGACAGCCGGGCTGAGCCGGTCGTGGATGAAAATCTCGGCAAACGCGGGAGCGCTATTCAGGAAGCAGCTAGCGGCGCCGCGAAGGTCGAACCTAACACCGCGACAGTTACTCATCCTGAAAAAGTGTTCTGGCCGCGCGAGGGCTATACCAAGGGAGACCTCGTAGCGTACTATCGCGCGATTTCGAAATGGATGCTGCCTTACTTGAAAGATCGACCGGTCATGCTGACCCGCTATCCTGATGGCATCGGCGGCAAGATGTTCTATCAGAAGGACGCGCCTGCGTTTGCTCCACCCTGGCTCCGCACTGAGAACATTTACTCCGAGGATTCGCAACGCGAGATCGCTTACTTCATAATCGATAGCGAGGAAGCGCTGGCCTACGTGGCAAATCTCGCCGCGGTGACCATACACGTCTGGTCGTCGCGTATCGTTCACCTGGAACGTCCCGACTGGCTTCTCTTCGATATCGATCCCAAAGGGTCAACAACTCGAATTGCGGTCGAAGTTGCGCTTGAGGTTGCTAGCGTCCTGCGCGAGATCGGTCTCGAACCCTGCTTGAAGACATCAGGGCAGATGGGCCTGCACGTGGTAGTCGGATTGAAGCCCAAATACACCTACGAACAAGCGCGGATGTTTTCCGAGTTGGTTTCAGGCGTGGTAGTAAGGCGAATCCCGAAGCTGGCCACCATTAATCGCAATCCGCGGACGCGCGAAGGCCGCGTTTATATCGACTATCTGCAACTTGGTCACGGTAAGACGATCGCGGGACCTTATTCGGTGCGGCCGGTAGACGGCGCTCCCGTATCGGCGCCTATGAAATGGAATGAGCTAAAGCTGGACCTCGATCCGGTGAAGTTCAACATCAAGACGATGCCGGCGCGGATGGCGCAACTCGGAATAGATCCCTTTCTCGACGTGCTTGAGCGGCCAACCAGCCTGGAAGAATCGATGCCTCGTCTCGAGGAATTAATCGCGGGTGAGCACACGCCTAGCTCAACCGCAAGCCGCTAGCGCCTGATCTTGGTTATCGATTGCGCACGGGAAGAGGCAACGGACCGACGGCGCGCGATCCTTTCGGGAAGACATCCTTCATCCTGATGAGTGTGCGCACGAGACTTAGCAACTCGGCGCGAGCGGCATCGGATGGCTGACCGTCCGCGAAGTCCGTGGAAGTCAGATAGACGCTGGTGGGTGCGGTAAAGGCACCGAACCATGCGAGCACGTCGCGCAGATGCCAGTCGGCGCCGAGAAAGTGGTGATTGGTCGCACCCATCGCGACAATTCCGCACGGCTTGCCCATCAGCGATTCGACGGGCAGATGATCGAGCAAATTTTTGAGAGCGCCGGTAAAGGTGCCGCGATAAACCGGCGTCGCGAGCACTAACACGTCCGCAGCCAGCGCCTTCTCGACTATCTGAGCCGTGTCGTCATGATAGTCCGCAGGCGGTCGCCCGTCTGCGAACGCTATCTTGCAGTCGCCCAAATTTATCAGGCTCGCCTCGAGCGACGGATCAATAGCTCGACTCTCGTCGATCATTAGATTGAGCGCCTTAAAAAAGCGCCCGGGAGGCGTGACGCTGCCGAGAATCACCACCAGTTTCGTCGTCATAGCTACCGCCAGTTTCGATCTAAGTGAGTTCAGCTCTCCGCTGATGAAGGATGATCGCCGCGCCTGAGGACACGCTGATCGCGATTAGCGCATAGAGGAGCATGCCGACGAGCAGCGGCGCATTCGGCAAGGTGGCATAAGTCTTTGTCAGATAGAGCACCAGGTTCACGATCACGTACGCGGCGTACAAGTACGCTATCGGCAGTGCAAATTGCCGCATCGCGAAGATACCGAATGCGTAGGTTGCGAGAATTACTCCGAACACCGGTCCCGCGATCGCGTTGGCCATGCCTGAAAGCCGCGTGCCGAGAAAAACGAATCCCACTTCGGAACTCATTTTCAGCGGCTTCATGAAATTCGAGACGGCGAGCAGGGCAAACAGCACCGCGAAAATTGTTAGAATCGCACCGCGCTTCCTGTCCATGCACGACCTCCCTCGACCGATCGACATCGTAGTCGGCGACGCCGCAAAACGCATCATCGGTCGCGGTAGTCGCGGCGCTCGCGAGGACTTTCCTCGGCTCATCGCGAACGATACATCTCTCGGCATCGGAATCGATCGCAAAATTCTGCGCCTGCTGGCGGCGCTCGCACTGATGTTGTGTGGTTTGTCGGGTTGCGGACGGAGCGCGCCGCCTACGCAAAACAATCTGCTTTACAATGGCAACCTGGCGCGCGGCAGCGGCGACCGTCCCGCCGATTGGTACGCCATCACTTCAAAACGAGACCTGAGCGCGTTTTCGTGGACGCGATCGCCCGACGGCGCCAGCGCGCTCGAGCTTGCTCATTCCGGACCGAATTACTCGAGCTGGCATCAGCGCCTGATGCTTGCGCCGGGAACTTATCGCGTCAGCGCCGAGGCGCGCATCGAAGGCGCAACTTCCGGCGGCGGCGCGACAATCGCGGTCGAAGGCGTCGATGGATCTCAATTGACGTCGATTCCGCTGCATCGTTCGAGTGGGTGGGAACAGATTTCGATCGTGCTCAATGAAGATCGATGGGGAGCGACCACCGAGATCCTCTGCCAGCTCGGTGCGCCGACGAATCCCGACACTGGCCGCGCGTGGTTCCGCGATCTCAAAGTTATGCCAATCGTAAATCCAGGCAGCGAAGAATTGCTCGCCGCACAAGTGCATCCGGAGATCCCGTGGCGCGACGATGGCGGCCCGGCGCGCGCAGGCGGCGCGATTTGCGGGATCGCGCTGTATGGCTTGCTGGCGTGGGCGCTCGTAGCGATTTGGCGACCGCCGCTGGCGACCGGCCGCAACGCCGCGACGCTCGCGATCGCCGCGATGCTCGCGATCACCGCGGTCAAATTCGCCGCGCTGTTCCACTTTACCGGCTACTTCTGGGACATCTGGTCGAAGACGAATCGCGCCTTGCTCGCGGCGGAACTCGGCCCTTCGCGAATCTACGATCCCGGCCTGCCGATCGACGCTTATCCGCCGGGCTCGCTCTATGTCCTGTGGCTTTCCGGATCGATTGGCAGGATGCTCGAGCCCAGCGCCGATGGCTTTCGCATCATCGTCGAGACGCCGCCGCTGATTGCCGACTTCCTGATCGGGCTAACGCTCTACTTCGCGACGTGGCGCGACGGACGCACGCTCGCTGCGTTTATCGCGATGCTGATGTTCGCGCTGAATCCGGCGCTGATCTACGACACCACGGTGTGGGGTCAGAGCGATTCGATCGTCGCGCTGCCGATGATCGCCGCGACTGTGCTGATCCTCGCCGGCCGCTACCGCCTTGGATGGATTGCCGCGGCGATTGCGATTCTCGCCAAGCCGCAGGCGCTCGCGACGGTGCCGATACTCGGACTCTGGACGTTGTTCAGCGCGGGCATCGCGGAAACTGCGGTATGCGTCGTTGCGTTCGGCGCAACCGTCGTGCTCGGAATCTTGCCGTTCCAGTTGGGGCATCCGTGGAACTGGACTCTCAACGTGTACCAGGACCTGAGCACGCGATACAGCGCGGCTTCGGTCGGCGCGTTTAATTTTCACGCGTTGCTCGGCGGGATCGAGGAGTCGGATACCGACTTGGTGTTCGGCGTATCGTATCGCACGCTGGGCTTTTCGCTGACGTTCGCGGTCTATGCGCTAACGGCGTGGATGATTTGGCGTGCGCGATCGGCGTCAGCGGCGATACTCGCGATCTTCGTCACACTGCTGGGGTTTTTTCTGTTCACGCCGCGGATGCACGAGCGGTATCTCTACTATCCGCTGGTGTTTATCACGTTGATTGCGCTCGAAAAGCGGTTTCTGACTTTGGTATTTGCGGCTTTGACCGGGACGCTTCTATTCAACCTCATCTACATGAAGCATCTGACCGACACCTCGACGTATTTTGCGGATGAACCGACCTGGCCGATTCTCACGGCGTCTGCGATCAATCTGGCGGTATTCGTCGCGGTCGCGGGCTACGCTTTTCTGCGGACGCGCGACGCAGCGGGGCAGGGCGGCGACTCGATCGATTTCACTCGAAGCGTCTGACATCCAGCTTGGGAAAATGCACCGTCCGCGGCATTGGCGGGGTGCTTCAAATGCCATCCTGAAGAAATTGCAGCATCAGCCGGTTCGCTCCGGCACGAACAAATGCGCCGCGGTGCGCCGGAGGCTAAGGCAAGATCGCTCAACCGAACCAGAAATAAACTGCCAAGCCGGGGTTTAATCAGCGCGTTGTCCGCTGATGATGAAACAATACATAAACAATCAGTGTTTTTATCGCGCTTTTTCGGGCATCTAAATCCTAGACGTTTACGTTTATGATATGGAGTATTTGAGAAATAGGACAATGGTCTTCTTTCCGCTAAGGCGGCGTGGTCCGGGTCGACCTCGTTCGCTGTAAGGTTGATGAATGGCTTTTTCGAAGAACGCGCGATGAACTCTTCGCGGTGACAGCCATCTGGATTCCAAATCTATGCTAAACGATTGATAAAACGGTTCAATGGCAGTTGCGTAGTGGCATGGACATATGCGCCGTGAGGCGCCGGAGGACAAGGCAAGATCGCTCAACCGAACCAGAAATAAATTGCCGAGCACCATAACCGAAAGGGCTTCTTGTCCGTGATTGAAATGACAGGGTCTAAACATAGTCAGGCCGTTGGTTATTTCATGAAGAATATCGGCTATATTCTAGACCTCCCTGTTTAGGATCCGTTGCGTAATAGTGTTTGCGTTCCCCGCCGACCCCATGTATCCTGATGAATTACGAGGTAGAACCGTGGAAGACAACAGCGTGAAGGACCTTACGAAATCCATGCGTGCGCTGCTTCTGGTGCAGCTCCAGGCGCAGATTGCGCCCGACGACAGGGAAAAACCCGAGGTGCTCCTATCCCGAGCCGGATTCGCGGCGCGCGAAATTGCGGAATTGCTGAGGAAGAGCCCGGCCGCAGTCGCGAAGGCGATTCAGCGGTCCGAGAGGGGGGAGTAGCGAACAATGGCCACAGGCGGACCCGCCACGATTGACGACCTGTTGAAACAGGCGAAGACGACAAACCGTCTTCTTGCGGCGCAACTAAAGGCCCAAATGAGCCAGATGGACCTCATTGCCCTCTTAGACGACTCCGGCCTGACGGCTCGGGAGATCGGCGAGATTCTCGGCACATCACCCGCGACAGTGGCTGTGACCCAACAGCGCCTGAGAAAGAAGAAGATGAAAAAATCGGAGGAGTAGTCGCCTATGCCAAAGAACTTCGATTCCGGGGAGCGTGTCGTCGAACTGCTGCGGGCGCTGATTATCGTGCAGCTTGGGTTGGCCGGAGTTGGTCAGGCGCAGATTCGGAAAATTGTCGGGGGCTCCATGAATGACATTAATGCGATCGTTAAGTTACTTCGCTCGGGGCGCCGCGGGCAGGTGAAAGAATGAGTACTCCTACTGAAGAGCGGAGAACCGCGGAATTGCTCAATCGAAACGACTCAGGACTTATTCATCTTTCTAGGAAATGAACATCATGGAGAACAACGGCAATTCGCTCGCGGATGAACTGCGGGCCGTGAAAATGCTTCTCATTCTTCAGGCGCTGGCTTTGGGCTGTCAGCAAAAGCACATCGCGGCCGCGCTCGGCGTCAGCGAAGCAACGTTGAGCCGGATGCTCCCGAAAGGCTTCGGCAAGGAAATCGCCAAAATTGCCGACCGTCGTCTTGGCGCGGAGGCCACATAGTCATGACCGAAGAACAGGCCGCCGCCATCCTCAAGGAGCTCGAGATGTTGCGGAAGCTGAAACTGCTTGAACTTCTCGACAACGGTTATTCGCAAGGGCAGCTCGCAAAGCTTTTAGGCGTGAGTCAGCCGACTATCAGCCGCATGGTTCCAAACGTTTCCTTGAAGAAGGCGCGATGACGGCCAAAACTTCAGTGGTCAATTGGGCCGGCGACTACGAAGAAACCTGCATCCAGCTAGGCAAGCATCTCGGGAAAAATAAAATCCGCCGAATGCTGTTCGGCGCCATCTATGGTCGTGGCTCCAAGCCGCGTTCCAAGAAGCAGTTGATGGCCGAGGTCGGCCTTAAGGCCAGCCACGCTCAGCAGGCGCAGAACCAACTCGACCACCTTTGGCGCTATGGGCTAATTGAGCGAAATGAGAACGAGGGGGCGGTGGCTGACGGCAGCTGCTATGTCTACAGCAAGGAGCCAAACGTTGGCGCGCACCGCAAGAAGATCGTCCAACACGCCGACAAGCCTGCTCTCGCGAAAAAGACGCCGACCAAGCGCAACCCGATGGTGCGTGGCATGACGGTCGTCGTCAAACCCGTCGTCAGGCGAAGCACGCTGAAAAAAAACAAGCACCTCGACGTGCTTTACCTTATGGCCAACCCAATCAGGAAGCACAGCCTGCGCGTGGACGCCGAGGTGAGAAAAGTCTGTGAGGAGATCCGCCGTTCGCAATATCGCGACAACATCACGCTTCACCAATCGCCTGCGGCCGACCTCACCACCATTATTCGCGGCCTCAACGATCATCGGCCTGGCATTGTGCACTTCTCGGGTCACGGTAATGCCGACGGCTTGGCGACCGACGACGGCGGCGTTAAGCGCACGAAAACTCAATTCGTCACGTTTGATCTTCTCGGCAAAGCCCTTGCTGCGACTGACGACCCTCCGAAAGTCGTCGTCTTAAACGCCTGCCGAAGCGCCGGAGCGCGCGGAGCGCTCTTCGGTACGGCGAAGGCCATCATCGCCATGCAAGACTCCATCGGCGACGCTGCCGCGGTAGCTTTTGCCACGATGTTCTATGGTGGCATTGCCAGCGGCCAGTCGTTGCAGTCAGCCTTCGAACAAGGTTGCGTCGCAGTGGAATCTGTTTCTCTACGAGAAGCGGCAACGCCAAAGCTGATTACTGCAAATGGCGTCGATGCGAAGAAACTCAAGCTGGCGTAACTCATATGAGCGGTTATCGCGCCGGACGCGGCTTCGCCAAGACGCAGCACCATCACTGTTCCCCTGACTTCCGGCTGTAACTCGATCCGCGCGCGCCCTACTGAACGCACCAATAACGCTTTATTGCGCCCGCGCGACGACGCAGGGCAGGGCACCGAGTAATCGATTTCAATCGACGCGTCTGACGTCCAACTCTTGAAGAACGGAGTCGGAAGAGGTCATTGGCAGAGCGCGCAGATTTAGACAGCCTCGCGTTTCGGCTCGATCTCCGGAAAGAATGCT
The DNA window shown above is from Candidatus Binatus sp. and carries:
- a CDS encoding helix-turn-helix domain-containing protein yields the protein MIARTLEFTGGNKTRAADVLGVSAKTLYNKLERFSQQQSPQNT
- the treY gene encoding malto-oligosyltrehalose synthase; translated protein: MSESTYRLQINKAFDFAAAAKIIPYLAELGITQLYSSPYFQAAPNSTHGYDVVDHSRANEEWGGARGLQHLCETLQRHQMGQLLDIVPNHMAIIERENPWWWDVLRNGPSSTYASFFDVDWEPPESRHHNSVLLPVLGDQYGLLLEAGKLTVVRNGAAFVVRYEDREFPVAPRSMREILGPSAALCHSDELAFLGDAYAELPAPGFGDRNSIVRRQRDIRVLDALLSQMLSQNPELAAAIDDTLSRITNDPSRLHQFLEAQNFRLAYWRMAASDLGYRRFFDINSLVGLRMEEPQVFAETHARVLEWVSKGWVSGLRVDHPDGLRDPLGYFHRLRAACDKCWIVAEKILADGEHLRETWPIDGATGYDFLNLAGGLFVDPAGLEPLTAFYREFTGESCDYQSVVRAKKQQAMRDALGSDINRLTALLLDVCENDLLHRDYSRHMMHEVLRATLACLRVYRTYVGESGAVDLRDERSITAAIEDAKAYRPDLDPLLFDFLRDVLTLRADGERARELSLRFQQTSAAVMGKGVEDTAFYTFNRMVALNEVGGDPDKFGTGVEDFCEWCEHIHRNWPKTMLSTTTHDTKRSEDARARMYLISEIPDLWRRAVLRWSKINDAHRSDGLPDRNIEYHLYQVMVGTWPIDKSRLLEYAQKASREARTHTSWTDPDEKYESALQKFVQDIYQDDEFLEALDEFVNLLIAPGRVNSLALTLIKLTAPGIPDFYQGTEVWNHTLVDPDNRRPVDFETRCDLLAETRHSITPEQIMARMDEGMPKLWLVKQGLWLRKQHPAWFGSQSEMAQLPVRGRLAGNVIAYARGGAVIGVAPRLMMRQCGNWRETEVELPPGRWTNRLTGDVIDGGPTTVVDLLQRFPVGLLSRS
- a CDS encoding Ku protein, giving the protein MPARSISTASITFGLVSIPVRLFPATSPKSVRFNLLHAKDNSRIQEKIFCQAEEKMIDRSELVRGYEIEKGRYVTFADEELKKLEAQTDHAIEINEFIPVTEVDPIRFENSYLLGCEPTSAKAYHLLMSAMLKEKRVAIAKFTMRGKERLVLVRPYEDGLMLHTMYYNDEIRTFGEIDHGARAQVADSELGLAQRLIADLTKKKFDAEQYFDAEQYKDNYRERVIELAEQKMAGHEITEAAPEVRRANVIDLMSALKASLKKRGVEVGSERESEEAAEEAEPAKARAHASKGSRAPRVRRQAR
- the ligD gene encoding DNA ligase D; protein product: MPLEKYRSKRNADRTPEPFGTAPPASGPAGSGVFVVQKHAARRLHYDFRLEMEGVLRSWAVPKGPSLDPANKHLAVAVEDHPLEYGDFEGVIPEGNYGAGAVIVWDRGIYTVLDPPEGSPGDAVRKGKLDIRLHGFKLNGAYTLVRTGGRPGAAAKDKASWLLIKKRDEFAKSEDVLEMHPRSVLSGLTVEEMRDAPAAGVRVAAKLARRELPELTGRLKRADFPLMLARTADNPFDGDSWLFELKYDGVRVVAIRDGSAVQLYARSGAEVTARYPEVALAFNALPYDRFVMDGEIVALDESGRPSFQLLQRRMHVQDTRQIARLSFALPACDFVFDLLAFDRFDLRPLPLEDRKKLLRELVRGEGPVRFCDYVLTRGVDFYQAVAEQSLEGIIAKRRDSPYRATRSEAWLKIKCPLTRRFVVGGYTDPGGTRTHFGALLLGQYESDGALRYTDKVGTGFNRDRLRKIYAMLQQRERATSPFRKAKRDEPAIARAGIHFVEPELVAEVRFTEWTDSGGVRQPSFLGLAGDADPRQCTYDGPQGSDSRAEPVVDENLGKRGSAIQEAASGAAKVEPNTATVTHPEKVFWPREGYTKGDLVAYYRAISKWMLPYLKDRPVMLTRYPDGIGGKMFYQKDAPAFAPPWLRTENIYSEDSQREIAYFIIDSEEALAYVANLAAVTIHVWSSRIVHLERPDWLLFDIDPKGSTTRIAVEVALEVASVLREIGLEPCLKTSGQMGLHVVVGLKPKYTYEQARMFSELVSGVVVRRIPKLATINRNPRTREGRVYIDYLQLGHGKTIAGPYSVRPVDGAPVSAPMKWNELKLDLDPVKFNIKTMPARMAQLGIDPFLDVLERPTSLEESMPRLEELIAGEHTPSSTASR
- a CDS encoding NADPH-dependent FMN reductase; this translates as MTTKLVVILGSVTPPGRFFKALNLMIDESRAIDPSLEASLINLGDCKIAFADGRPPADYHDDTAQIVEKALAADVLVLATPVYRGTFTGALKNLLDHLPVESLMGKPCGIVAMGATNHHFLGADWHLRDVLAWFGAFTAPTSVYLTSTDFADGQPSDAARAELLSLVRTLIRMKDVFPKGSRAVGPLPLPVRNR